The Actinomadura graeca nucleotide sequence CCGAACTTGCGCGCGATGTCCATGCCGCGGGCGAAGTGCCGCTGGGAGTCCTGGAAGAGCCCCGCCAGGGTCTCGGCCCACCCGAGCAGCCCCAGGTACTCGGGGCGGGTCGCCAGCTCCGCGTCCGACAGCCGGTCGATGTACTCCGACCCCGCGGCGAGCGAGGCGCGGGCCGTAGGAACACTGTTGAACGCGTCGCAGAGCCCGTTGAGGACCAGGGCGCCCGCCTCGGCCACCCGGTCCCCGTGCCGCCGCGCCAGCCGCACGGCGGACTTCACCTGCTCGCAGCTCGGCATCTGCCCGTCGAACGCGCCGATGATCCCGTGCTCGATCAGCAGGGTCGCCGCCTCGGCGGGCGGGTTCTCGCAGGTGAGGATGGTGTCCAGCTCGCCCGCGAGCAGCGCCCGCGCCTCCGCGAAATGCCCGAGCAGGCATTCGATCACCGCGCAGAACGCCACCGTCGAGGCACGCAGGTCGCGGTGATCGTCACCGACCGCCCGCAGCACCTGGTGGAGCAGGTCGCGGCTCTCCGACAGGCGTCCGGCCAGGCCCAGCGTCCGGCTGCGCAACAGCAGCAGCTCGATCCGCTTGCGCGGCTCCATCCGTCCCTCGGGGAACGCCTGGAGCGCGACCTCCAGCCAGTGCGACGCCCGCTCGGGGTCGGTGAGCAGGGCTTCTTCGGCGGCCCTCGTCAGGATGTCCAGGTCCGGCGTCTCGGCGCGGGCGATCGAGCGCTCGACGTGCACGGCCTGCTCCGCCGTGGACGCCCCGCGCTTGGCCAGCGCCGTGAGCGCCTTGCGGTGGGCGCACAGCCGCCAGGTCAGGTCGGCGTTCGCGTAGACGACCCACCGCATGATCGGATGCCGGAACGTGAAGCCCGCGCCGCCGTTGGCGGGACGCAGCACGTCCCGGGCGATGAGCGCGTCGACCGCCTTCTCGACCTCGCCCGGGCCGATCTCCGCGACCTCGATCAGGGTGTCCATCACGCAGTGCTCTCCCAGCACCGCCGCGGCCGCCGCGACGAACGACTCCCGCGTGTCCAGCGCGGCGATCTCCCCCAGCAGCAGGCCCGACAGGTGCGCCGGGGGGTCGCCGGACGGCAGGCCGCCGTTGAGCGCGTGGCCGTCGGCGGCCAGCGCCGACAGGTACAGCGGGACACCCCCGCTGGCCATGTGCAGTTCCGCGAGCCTCGGCTCCCCGCAGGGCATGCCGAGCAGCCGCGCCGACTGCTCCAGCGACAGCGGCCCCAGTTCGATCCGCGTCACCGAGCCCAGCTCGATACCGTGCGCGAGGGTGCCGCGCAGCCGCGGGGACGCCTGCCGCGGCCGGTGCACGATCATGATCAGCAGCGGGCCGTCCACCGGCCGCCGGACGAGGTAGTCGATCAGCTCGACCGACTCGGCGTCGGCCCAGTGGAAGTCCTCGATGACCAGGACGACCTTCTCCGACAGCCCCCCGAGCAGGGTGCGTATCGAGAACGACAGCCGGTAGCGGTGCCAGGCCGCCGGCCGCTCGGACTCGGCGCACCCGGTCTGCGGGCGCGTCACGACCTTGCCGATCAGGTTGCGGTCGTCGGCGGGCAGGCGCAGGAGCCGCTCGGTGATCGGCCTCGCCGCCAGCAGATGGGCGAACACCTGGTACGGGATGCCCTGCTCGAACTCGGTGCAGCGGGTGTGGAACACCCCGAAACCGCGGCGATGCGCCTCGCCCATCATCTCGGCGAGCAGCCGGGTCTTGCCGATCCCCGGCTCTCCCACCAGCTCGATGATCTGGCCCTGCCCCTGGTCGAGCGCGTCGAGCGCGCCGTGCAGCCGCCGCGTCTCGCCGTGCCGGACGACTTCCGATCGTGATCGCGCTATGGATTGTGTACGGCCCATCAATGAAAAGACCTCCCATGTGCGAGCCGCGGCACGGTTCTGGCAGGAGTTAATGATCGCGGTCTTGTCCGCAACGCTTACACGGAAAATCGGTCCTGGGTCGCCCGGCGGTCGGAGTGGGCC carries:
- a CDS encoding helix-turn-helix transcriptional regulator, with protein sequence MGRTQSIARSRSEVVRHGETRRLHGALDALDQGQGQIIELVGEPGIGKTRLLAEMMGEAHRRGFGVFHTRCTEFEQGIPYQVFAHLLAARPITERLLRLPADDRNLIGKVVTRPQTGCAESERPAAWHRYRLSFSIRTLLGGLSEKVVLVIEDFHWADAESVELIDYLVRRPVDGPLLIMIVHRPRQASPRLRGTLAHGIELGSVTRIELGPLSLEQSARLLGMPCGEPRLAELHMASGGVPLYLSALAADGHALNGGLPSGDPPAHLSGLLLGEIAALDTRESFVAAAAAVLGEHCVMDTLIEVAEIGPGEVEKAVDALIARDVLRPANGGAGFTFRHPIMRWVVYANADLTWRLCAHRKALTALAKRGASTAEQAVHVERSIARAETPDLDILTRAAEEALLTDPERASHWLEVALQAFPEGRMEPRKRIELLLLRSRTLGLAGRLSESRDLLHQVLRAVGDDHRDLRASTVAFCAVIECLLGHFAEARALLAGELDTILTCENPPAEAATLLIEHGIIGAFDGQMPSCEQVKSAVRLARRHGDRVAEAGALVLNGLCDAFNSVPTARASLAAGSEYIDRLSDAELATRPEYLGLLGWAETLAGLFQDSQRHFARGMDIARKFGRSFMLPAMLLGLGNVHRHTGHLADARRTAVEARELAERFNAEHLSGLALALESLAMAEGTGEGVSETAVRLAEQAFFILRSRDFFWSMAGAIAVAAAAWYDGGPRRSMILLLDAGGGSDLPRIPPFQRVQALTLILAASLAVGEPLPKCADLAEEEAAGLDLPSPRAYARVARAMMLKHEGRSAEAAAAYQEAADLFSEAGMIHAQSRALLLAAHDLSRDVPRHEPRSNLVLARELARRCGADRAAEAAERLLRDLDTCTAEAAPHADLSVLTEREREIAGIAGTGLRTREIAAALSLSPRTVDVHLTRIYRKLSISSRAALARLMAESG